GCGTCGTAGACGAACTCCCGATACGCCTCGTAGGCCATTCCGGCCCCCTGAGCGAGGCTCCGGGTGGGGTGGACCGTCGACACCCAGTCGGTGTTCATACGGGCCTCCCGGAGGTCTGTTCGGGCGCTCCGGTAGGCCTGTCGCGTCCCCGACTCGACGTCGGCCGTCGCGGCGGTGTTCCGACCGCCGCCGAGCCGGAGGTAGGCGTCGGCGCGCTCGAACAGCGCGAGTTCGCCCGCTGCCGTCCCGAATTCGCCGTCGTGGGCGCGGAGGTACGCCCGCGTCACCTCGTCGGAGCCGTACGTGAGCGTCATGTTCGCGCCGACCTCGCCGAGGCGCTCGGCGACGGCGACCGCGAGTTCGTGAGCTCCCTCGGCGACGTCGACGACGACGTCGTCGCCCGGTTCGATCCGCGCGCTCCACCCGACCAGCGTCTCCGCGTGTTCGCGTACCCGATCGTCCATGCCGCCGCTTCGCGCCGCGATGGTTTATAAATGGCCCCCTCGGCGGTGTCAACTGTCCGCTGCGCGGTCGCTCGGCGGGTCGGTCTCCGCCGTCTCGGATCGCTCCTCGGTGTCGATGTGGATCGGGTCACCCTTCCAGGCCACCCGGAGGCGGTTCCGCGAGAGGAACGGGGCCATCGCCTCGAGAGTGACGAGGCCCCGATACACCCCCTCCTCGACGACCGGGAGGTGTTTGACGCCCGCCTCGTTCATCCGGTCGGCGGCGAGCCCGAGGGGCGTTCCCGGGGCGACGGTTCGGACGGGGCTCGACATAATCGCCTCGACGGGGACCGATCCGGGCGATTCGGCGACGAGCGCCACGAAGTCCGAATCCGAGGCGATGCCGACGACGTCGCCCGCGGAGTCGAGTACGACGAGGGCCGGAACCGCGGGGTCGCGCAACCTCTCTGCGGCCTCCGGCGCGGGAAGTCCGGGAGAGACCGTGGCGGCGTCGTCCGTGACGACGGGTTCGACCGTTGGTTCGATCATGCTTGTGCCGTGTTATCACAAAGATATATTTAATCGTAGTGGGTATATTCCTAGAACACCTACCATACGACGAGTCAAAGCCTATTAAACACGCAGTTCGTTGTATATTTTTCGAAATAATACGACGTTTATAACTTGTGCCGAAAGGCCCGCAGGGCGTTCTCGCCGGTCTCCGTCAGCGACACCTGCTTCGTCCGCCCGACCGGTTCGATCTCTATGTAGCCGTTCCCGGCGAGCGGGTCGACGATGCGGTTGTTCAACAGCGCGAATTTGGCCTTGTCGTTGCTCGGTTCCGCCCGCCGCATGAACGCGAGTTCGCGTTCCTCGGCGAAGTCGATGAGGTCGCTCTTTTTCGGCGTGTAGGCCTCGCTCGACGCCGAGTCGACGTACTCGAGAATTCGAACCTGGTCCGTCGTCGGGGTCTCCAGGGGGTATGAGGGCAACTGTTCGGCCAGCCGCATCCCCTCGGTTCGCGGAGTGGTTTCGATGGGGTGCGGTCGCGATTCGGGGTGGACGTGGTAGCCGCTCGCGTCGGTGGCCATGCACGCCAGCGCCGCCCCGACGGTCGCCAACTTCGGGCCGCTCGAGACGTTGACGCGGACGATGTCGTCGGCGTGGCCGTCGGCGATGGTCGTCACCTCCCCGAGGACGTCGTACATATCGCTCAACTCGACGCTGCGCGAGCGGACGGCGACGCCGGCGTCGGTCAGCCCCGAGCGCAACCGGTCGTGGTACTCCGCCCGTCCTCGCGCCGGATCGGCGAGCAGATACAGCGTGTCCGCCCCGTACTCGAGGACCGGCGATCTGATCCGGTCGTACTCGTAGCCAAGCGGCGCAACGTGGACTTCGGTCACCGACCGCAGTTCCGTGTCGCCGGTCATACGGATCGTATTGGCGACAACCGGAGCAAAATAGTACTGGTTACTGAAATGGTACTGATTGTAACGATGCTGTTGATTGTAACAATAGTATCGTACTAAATATGAACACCGCCGCGTCGGAAGTCGTCGCTGTCGAAGCGAAATGCCCACGCACGATCTGGTCCCCTCCGATATCGACCTCGACGCCGCCGAACCGCCCGATCCAGTCAGCATCGCCGACGGCGAGGTGCTCGAGGCGCTGTCCTCCTCGACGGCCCGACGGATCGTCTCCGTCCTTCGTGGGAATCCGAACGTCACGTCCGCGGTCGCCGAGCGCGCCGACGTGTCGATCCAGGTGGCGACCTATCACCTGGAGCAACTCGAGGCCGCCGGCCTCGTCGCTGTCGTCGGAACGGCGTGCTCGGAGAAGGGCCGGCGGATGGACGTCTACGCGCTGACGACCGACTCGCTCGTCTT
The genomic region above belongs to Natronomonas moolapensis 8.8.11 and contains:
- a CDS encoding HFX_2341 family transcriptional regulator domain-containing protein, whose translation is MTGDTELRSVTEVHVAPLGYEYDRIRSPVLEYGADTLYLLADPARGRAEYHDRLRSGLTDAGVAVRSRSVELSDMYDVLGEVTTIADGHADDIVRVNVSSGPKLATVGAALACMATDASGYHVHPESRPHPIETTPRTEGMRLAEQLPSYPLETPTTDQVRILEYVDSASSEAYTPKKSDLIDFAEERELAFMRRAEPSNDKAKFALLNNRIVDPLAGNGYIEIEPVGRTKQVSLTETGENALRAFRHKL
- a CDS encoding CBS domain-containing protein, with amino-acid sequence MIEPTVEPVVTDDAATVSPGLPAPEAAERLRDPAVPALVVLDSAGDVVGIASDSDFVALVAESPGSVPVEAIMSSPVRTVAPGTPLGLAADRMNEAGVKHLPVVEEGVYRGLVTLEAMAPFLSRNRLRVAWKGDPIHIDTEERSETAETDPPSDRAADS
- a CDS encoding ArsR/SmtB family transcription factor, translating into MPTHDLVPSDIDLDAAEPPDPVSIADGEVLEALSSSTARRIVSVLRGNPNVTSAVAERADVSIQVATYHLEQLEAAGLVAVVGTACSEKGRRMDVYALTTDSLVFELAEKEG